Proteins from a genomic interval of Desulfitibacter alkalitolerans DSM 16504:
- a CDS encoding ABC transporter ATP-binding protein, translated as MEANMQTNPLVHVDNISKSYGRTQILQNLSLKVEEESCVVIMGPSGSGKTTLLRLIAGLEVPDQGSIYLGDRLASDERFIMPPHLRRLGFVFQTPALWPHMTVKENISFGMEPDKNNGTKVLELLSRMKMEHLSERYPDQLSGGEARRVSLARALAPRPKCILMDEPLTNLDYKLKSTLLELINEIFTMDKLSLIFVTHDQGEAMAVQGKILNLSQGTLIC; from the coding sequence ATGGAGGCTAATATGCAAACTAATCCCCTGGTTCATGTGGATAATATTTCAAAAAGCTATGGCAGGACACAGATTTTACAAAATCTATCTCTTAAAGTGGAGGAAGAAAGCTGTGTTGTTATCATGGGTCCTTCAGGAAGCGGAAAAACCACACTCCTGCGTTTGATAGCCGGACTGGAGGTTCCTGATCAAGGCAGTATTTATCTAGGTGATAGGCTGGCTAGTGATGAAAGATTCATTATGCCTCCACATCTCAGACGCCTGGGCTTTGTTTTCCAAACCCCAGCCCTTTGGCCCCATATGACAGTTAAAGAAAATATTTCCTTTGGGATGGAACCAGATAAGAATAATGGGACCAAAGTTTTAGAATTACTGTCAAGAATGAAAATGGAACACCTGAGTGAAAGATATCCAGACCAGCTTTCAGGAGGTGAGGCAAGGAGGGTTTCCCTGGCCAGGGCGCTGGCTCCCAGGCCCAAATGTATTCTCATGGATGAGCCTTTAACAAATCTGGATTATAAATTAAAATCTACCCTTTTAGAATTAATTAATGAGATATTTACCATGGATAAATTGTCGCTAATATTTGTTACCCATGATCAGGGGGAAGCCATGGCAGTACAGGGAAAGATCCTTAATCTGTCCCAAGGAACGTTAATATGCTAG
- a CDS encoding ferritin: protein MLSVRLLDEFNEQIKLELYSANIYLAMAGYLFDQNLDGFAKFFMVQAEEERQHALKFFNFINDKDGRIEIRAMDKPQNEYESVQAVFKTAHEHEQFVTRRIHLLMDIAVEEKNYSAMTFLQWFIEEQVEEEATMNSIVKKLEMIKDNISALLNLDNQLGNRTLE from the coding sequence ATGTTATCTGTAAGATTACTAGATGAATTTAACGAACAGATCAAGCTTGAACTCTATTCAGCAAATATTTATTTAGCAATGGCTGGCTACCTGTTTGACCAAAACCTTGACGGTTTTGCCAAGTTTTTCATGGTCCAGGCAGAGGAGGAAAGGCAGCATGCCCTAAAGTTTTTTAACTTTATCAACGACAAGGATGGCAGAATAGAGATAAGGGCAATGGACAAGCCGCAAAATGAATATGAATCAGTGCAGGCAGTATTTAAAACTGCCCATGAACATGAACAATTTGTGACCAGGCGTATCCACCTGCTCATGGATATTGCAGTGGAAGAAAAAAATTATTCAGCCATGACATTCCTCCAGTGGTTTATCGAAGAGCAGGTTGAAGAAGAAGCCACAATGAACAGTATAGTAAAGAAATTGGAAATGATTAAAGATAATATAAGTGCACTTTTGAATTTAGACAATCAATTGGGCAATAGGACCCTAGAATAA
- a CDS encoding ABC transporter permease, whose protein sequence is MLHKAVIVLFAAIVYFPITVLFFDGITLAAQKMDLLTLAVPTGRRLTLFLRTIGYAGAVGIGTVLVGIMSGSIIWSYKSKGFISFVKVLFGLSLIMLLVPPYIHALAWSSAIYWIFSKLASAGLGMLQVQGIIVSWWVMLMALIPVGLGFSLVGFRCIDNGLVEGGRVLKNDMTVFHKIILPLALPTAAAGGVFAFLLTVLDYSVPSLFLINIYSLEIFAEFSATNQPVRALLLSLPLMGVAFLVVYYIAAVFPSIAGGLTRAQSKEALPLVFPIWFKLLQLVFLGVIFLQVSVPILSLLIKVGSLESFFLSLKLAGREIIFTIILSTAAASAAIVLAAGVGLKLAGSKGKKIWWALAALPLAVPAPLVGIGMAALYSKPVLNVFYGSLLMPVMAALVRFVPIAAIVLAVQFKRFDSNLLDAARVFQRSPLQGAFRVRLPLLLPGLAAAFIITLVLTAGELGATLIVVPPGYSTLTMRIYNFMHYGSSDLIAGLCLAMLAISMIFSFAAYRIVMGRGSLRRQI, encoded by the coding sequence TTGCTGCACAAAGCAGTCATAGTCCTTTTTGCAGCCATTGTGTATTTCCCCATAACAGTACTTTTCTTTGACGGAATAACCTTAGCAGCTCAAAAGATGGATTTATTAACCTTGGCAGTACCCACGGGGCGGCGATTAACACTGTTTTTAAGAACCATAGGCTATGCTGGCGCTGTAGGCATAGGCACAGTATTGGTTGGGATTATGTCCGGCAGTATAATCTGGTCTTACAAATCAAAGGGTTTTATTAGTTTTGTCAAGGTGCTTTTTGGCCTCAGCTTGATAATGCTGCTGGTTCCCCCTTACATCCATGCCTTGGCGTGGTCATCGGCTATCTACTGGATTTTTTCAAAGCTGGCATCAGCAGGTCTTGGGATGTTACAGGTGCAGGGCATAATTGTAAGCTGGTGGGTAATGCTCATGGCATTAATTCCTGTGGGATTAGGCTTCTCCCTGGTTGGTTTTCGGTGTATAGACAATGGTTTAGTAGAAGGGGGGCGTGTCCTAAAAAATGACATGACTGTTTTTCACAAGATTATCCTGCCCCTTGCCCTGCCAACTGCTGCAGCAGGAGGAGTTTTTGCTTTTCTTTTAACTGTGCTGGATTACAGCGTTCCTTCACTTTTTTTAATTAACATTTATTCTTTAGAGATATTTGCCGAATTTAGTGCAACAAATCAGCCTGTTAGAGCACTCTTGCTTTCACTGCCGTTAATGGGGGTTGCATTCCTGGTAGTTTATTACATTGCAGCAGTTTTCCCCAGCATTGCCGGCGGATTGACTAGAGCACAAAGCAAAGAAGCTTTACCCCTTGTTTTTCCAATATGGTTTAAGCTTCTCCAGCTAGTTTTTTTGGGTGTTATATTTTTACAGGTATCCGTACCCATATTGAGCCTATTAATTAAGGTAGGAAGTCTCGAAAGCTTTTTCCTCTCCCTTAAGCTTGCAGGCAGGGAAATAATTTTCACCATAATTCTTTCAACAGCGGCAGCCTCTGCTGCTATTGTCCTGGCAGCAGGTGTAGGGCTTAAGCTGGCCGGCTCAAAAGGGAAAAAAATCTGGTGGGCTCTTGCAGCCCTTCCCCTGGCAGTACCTGCACCTCTTGTGGGTATAGGTATGGCAGCTTTATACAGCAAACCAGTGCTAAATGTATTTTACGGATCACTTTTGATGCCTGTAATGGCAGCCCTGGTAAGGTTTGTGCCTATTGCTGCTATTGTTCTGGCAGTACAATTTAAAAGATTTGACAGCAACCTGCTGGATGCAGCAAGGGTTTTCCAGAGAAGCCCATTACAGGGTGCTTTTCGGGTAAGGCTGCCCCTGCTCCTTCCCGGTCTTGCAGCAGCCTTTATAATTACCCTGGTATTAACCGCCGGAGAACTTGGAGCAACCCTGATTGTTGTACCCCCTGGGTATTCAACGCTGACCATGCGTATATATAACTTTATGCATTACGGATCTTCAGACCTCATTGCAGGCTTGTGTCTGGCTATGCTGGCTATTTCCATGATTTTTAGCTTTGCTGCCTATAGAATAGTAATGGGCAGGGGCAGTTTAAGGAGGCAGATATAA
- a CDS encoding NADH-dependent [FeFe] hydrogenase, group A6, with amino-acid sequence MENIREKQEQQLKHEAVTINIDGKDYQVPKGMSVLEAARLHHIDVPSICYLKDINEIGSCRLCVVEVEGARNLQPSCVYPVREGLKVATNTPRVRRARKTAVSLLLSNHHRECTTCLRNLNCELQNLADTLLVRDIPFTGEMYDQGFHVNNPAIQRDYNKCIKCRRCEAICNKIQECYVYSALNRGLDTVIAPAFKKDLIEVSCIMCGQCVIACPTASLTEKESIGDVWDALSAPDKHVMVQTAPSIQVTLGDDFGMPVGTFVGGKMVAALKQLGFHRVFATDVTADLTIIEEGSELVERILHEPEKLPLLSSCCPGWVKFAEHFYPEFLPNLSSCKSPMEMFGSLSKSWYAQKYGINPDKIINVAIMPCTAKKYEAARPEMGTGEYQNVDFVLTTRELARMIRSVGINFAQLDDMEYDEPFDQHSGAGVIFGATGGVLEAAVRTAHYFITGEEMKVPDYNDARGQRGLKYGRVTLGEKTITIAIAHGTGNAKKALDMHKKGEKTFDYMEVMACPGGCVGGGGQPILGGRDHKAISLDYRHNRADALYNIDRGSKIRQSHQNPRIQQIYNEFLGKPLSEAAKKYLHTTYIPRGEYPYLHTRE; translated from the coding sequence ATGGAAAATATCAGAGAAAAGCAAGAACAACAGCTAAAGCACGAGGCTGTGACAATCAATATTGACGGCAAGGATTATCAGGTGCCAAAGGGAATGTCTGTGCTGGAAGCAGCCCGGCTGCACCACATTGATGTTCCAAGTATCTGCTACCTAAAAGACATAAATGAAATTGGCAGCTGCCGGCTCTGTGTGGTGGAGGTTGAGGGCGCAAGAAATCTGCAGCCTTCATGTGTGTATCCCGTAAGAGAAGGCTTGAAAGTTGCAACAAATACCCCAAGGGTAAGGCGCGCCAGAAAAACAGCAGTATCCCTGCTGTTGTCAAATCACCATAGAGAATGCACCACATGCCTTCGGAATTTAAACTGTGAACTGCAAAACCTTGCCGATACACTTTTAGTCAGGGATATTCCCTTTACAGGAGAAATGTATGACCAGGGGTTCCATGTTAATAATCCAGCCATTCAAAGGGATTACAACAAGTGTATTAAATGCAGAAGATGTGAAGCCATCTGCAATAAAATTCAAGAATGCTATGTTTATTCAGCCCTCAACCGCGGCCTGGATACTGTTATTGCCCCTGCCTTTAAAAAGGACTTAATTGAGGTAAGCTGTATCATGTGCGGCCAGTGTGTCATTGCCTGTCCAACTGCATCCCTGACCGAGAAGGAAAGCATCGGAGATGTATGGGATGCTCTATCTGCTCCAGATAAGCATGTAATGGTGCAGACGGCTCCCTCAATTCAGGTTACCCTGGGAGATGACTTTGGCATGCCTGTTGGAACCTTTGTAGGAGGAAAGATGGTGGCAGCCCTTAAACAGCTGGGCTTTCACAGGGTCTTTGCCACTGATGTCACTGCAGACCTGACAATTATTGAAGAGGGCAGTGAACTGGTAGAAAGAATCCTGCATGAGCCTGAGAAGCTTCCCCTGCTTTCATCATGCTGTCCAGGCTGGGTAAAATTTGCAGAGCACTTCTATCCGGAATTCCTGCCAAACCTCTCCTCCTGCAAATCACCCATGGAGATGTTTGGCTCCCTATCAAAGTCCTGGTATGCCCAAAAATATGGGATCAATCCTGATAAAATTATCAATGTGGCTATCATGCCCTGTACTGCAAAAAAATATGAAGCAGCAAGACCAGAAATGGGAACTGGAGAATACCAAAATGTTGATTTTGTATTAACCACCCGGGAGCTGGCAAGGATGATACGTAGTGTGGGCATTAACTTTGCCCAGCTTGACGACATGGAGTATGATGAGCCTTTTGATCAGCACAGCGGTGCAGGAGTTATCTTTGGAGCCACAGGAGGAGTCCTTGAGGCTGCAGTGCGTACTGCCCATTATTTCATTACCGGAGAAGAGATGAAGGTGCCAGACTACAATGATGCCAGGGGTCAAAGGGGATTAAAGTACGGAAGGGTTACTTTAGGAGAAAAGACCATTACCATTGCCATTGCCCATGGTACAGGAAATGCCAAAAAGGCCCTGGACATGCACAAAAAGGGCGAAAAGACATTTGACTACATGGAAGTAATGGCCTGTCCCGGCGGCTGTGTGGGAGGGGGCGGGCAGCCAATTCTAGGTGGAAGGGACCACAAGGCCATATCCCTGGATTATCGCCATAACCGGGCTGATGCCTTGTACAATATTGACAGGGGCAGTAAAATCCGCCAATCCCACCAAAACCCCCGAATCCAGCAGATTTATAATGAGTTTTTAGGAAAGCCTTTATCCGAGGCTGCCAAAAAATATCTTCACACCACCTATATCCCCAGGGGAGAATACCCATACCTGCACACAAGGGAGTAA
- a CDS encoding DUF2207 domain-containing protein translates to MLRKLYKIVIVLILMFAIGSFIYEVDLSRVSFAPDSYYFEEFVIDAEVLPDGSMMVNEKWVVNFNGTFTRLYLDIPIDGFTELKNIQVSEAGTPYTLTERAAHRPANHYAYWIDNNRYNIEWYYSARKETRTFNLSYQVMDCVKLHDDAAELYWKFIGDENPVKTKSVTINLSLPPGSDVKDIRAWGHGPLQGDVKIVSSERILFTVKNLPPETFVEGRVVFPLELIPDGRVKTGSPALAAILAEEKIWAEQAKKERMMSLLEIVGGFLIGVIGLAIILGIYATWGKRLKPELAVDYYRELPGDYSPAEAEALYSFNKYKTTAIAATLMDLARRDYLRLEPTIQDQRGLGKLFGKSQENINIRLLKSIDNGILPHEKVLIEFLFNQVGGGSSLVSLNALNTYARKRPQATRGFWSMWKSKIDERTLRLDFFDSSSGKAQVAMVLFAVVFFIGAFIMIGLNLFYPAIGMLVCLAGAIIAGMNMKRRSQHGENQLALWKGFRRFLRDFSNLDRATLPHLILWEHYLVYAVILGVAKEVIAQLPIVYPELNDPQTRFGYNWYYTGIGGHLGASQGQFMAGAALNNMATMAASMEKTWNTAFSTVNSALKSSGSSSSSGGGGGFSSGGGGGGGGGGGGGRGAS, encoded by the coding sequence ATGTTAAGGAAACTGTATAAGATTGTGATAGTGTTAATCTTGATGTTTGCCATTGGAAGCTTTATATATGAAGTTGACCTCAGCCGAGTATCTTTTGCTCCTGACAGCTATTACTTTGAAGAGTTTGTAATTGACGCAGAAGTTCTGCCGGATGGTTCAATGATGGTCAATGAAAAATGGGTGGTTAATTTTAATGGAACCTTTACAAGACTCTATCTGGATATACCCATAGATGGATTTACTGAGCTAAAAAACATTCAAGTATCAGAGGCCGGCACGCCTTATACTCTCACTGAAAGGGCAGCCCATAGGCCTGCTAACCATTATGCCTACTGGATTGATAATAACAGGTACAACATTGAATGGTATTATTCAGCCAGGAAAGAAACCCGCACCTTTAATTTAAGCTACCAGGTAATGGATTGCGTAAAGCTTCATGATGATGCAGCAGAGCTTTACTGGAAGTTCATCGGTGATGAAAACCCTGTAAAGACAAAATCCGTCACAATCAATCTTTCCCTGCCCCCAGGTTCTGACGTAAAGGATATTCGTGCATGGGGACATGGACCACTCCAGGGAGATGTAAAAATAGTCAGCTCAGAAAGGATTTTATTTACAGTTAAAAATCTTCCGCCTGAAACCTTTGTTGAAGGCCGAGTAGTGTTTCCCCTGGAGCTGATACCTGACGGCAGGGTAAAAACAGGCAGTCCTGCCCTGGCTGCAATCCTTGCAGAAGAAAAGATATGGGCAGAGCAGGCCAAAAAAGAGCGCATGATGAGCCTTTTGGAGATTGTTGGCGGCTTTTTAATAGGTGTAATAGGCCTGGCAATAATTCTTGGAATATATGCTACATGGGGTAAAAGGCTCAAGCCTGAGCTGGCTGTAGATTATTACCGAGAGCTGCCGGGAGACTATTCTCCAGCAGAAGCAGAAGCTCTTTATAGTTTTAACAAATACAAGACTACTGCCATAGCTGCAACTCTAATGGATCTCGCGCGCCGTGATTATTTGCGACTTGAACCCACAATCCAGGATCAAAGGGGCCTTGGAAAGCTCTTTGGAAAGAGTCAGGAGAATATAAACATCCGTCTGCTTAAAAGCATTGACAACGGCATTCTTCCCCACGAAAAGGTGCTCATTGAGTTTCTGTTCAACCAGGTAGGAGGCGGCAGCTCCCTTGTTTCATTAAATGCGTTAAATACCTATGCCAGGAAAAGACCCCAAGCTACCAGGGGTTTCTGGTCCATGTGGAAATCAAAAATTGATGAACGAACCTTGAGACTGGACTTCTTTGATAGCAGCTCTGGAAAGGCTCAAGTAGCCATGGTGCTTTTTGCTGTTGTTTTTTTCATAGGAGCCTTTATAATGATAGGTCTCAATCTTTTTTATCCTGCCATTGGCATGCTTGTCTGTCTAGCTGGTGCAATCATAGCCGGAATGAATATGAAAAGGCGCAGCCAGCATGGGGAAAACCAGTTAGCCTTATGGAAGGGGTTTAGAAGGTTTTTGAGAGACTTCTCTAATCTGGATAGGGCCACCCTGCCTCACCTGATTCTCTGGGAGCACTATCTGGTTTATGCCGTTATCCTTGGAGTAGCAAAGGAAGTCATAGCCCAGCTGCCTATTGTTTATCCTGAATTAAATGATCCCCAGACAAGATTTGGCTACAACTGGTATTACACTGGGATTGGAGGACATCTGGGAGCAAGTCAAGGCCAATTTATGGCGGGTGCAGCACTTAACAATATGGCTACCATGGCAGCCTCCATGGAAAAGACCTGGAATACAGCCTTTAGTACAGTTAATAGTGCCTTGAAATCAAGCGGCAGTTCTTCATCCTCTGGAGGTGGCGGCGGCTTCTCCAGCGGTGGCGGCGGTGGCGGCGGAGGCGGCGGAGGCGGTGGCCGGGGTGCCAGTTAA
- a CDS encoding zinc ribbon domain-containing protein: MFCHNCGAKLNPGSKFCGSCGQKTEPGAENRASGTPHAPTPPPPRAPMAPPPQAAGMMQGKEAYSQAHQAAPGKQPMPGHPPPGQMYNHGPGPGTGPGLGQGFPGQQFNPQFNQKQKSSKGCLIGILVVVLLIIILSAIGLAYVYFAADLTKGSLPSTDLLGSIGLKSSPEKTVEELFEAIGKEDVEGFIALITAESIEFIKADMLDPSITLEQEVADGLYWINTYGVEDYGKDWHKSITYQLTEESGDRARVLASLAGETIDVILLKEDGKWKVDWTSIYGW; encoded by the coding sequence ATGTTTTGTCATAATTGCGGTGCTAAACTGAACCCGGGCAGCAAATTTTGCGGCAGCTGTGGGCAAAAAACAGAACCTGGAGCAGAAAATAGGGCATCTGGCACTCCACACGCACCAACTCCGCCCCCACCGAGGGCACCAATGGCTCCGCCCCCACAGGCAGCAGGCATGATGCAAGGCAAAGAAGCATATTCCCAGGCACATCAGGCAGCTCCCGGGAAACAACCAATGCCTGGTCATCCACCACCAGGTCAGATGTACAATCATGGTCCTGGACCTGGTACCGGACCAGGACTTGGTCAGGGCTTTCCCGGGCAGCAGTTTAATCCTCAATTTAATCAGAAGCAAAAATCCAGCAAGGGGTGTCTGATAGGTATATTAGTAGTTGTTCTATTAATCATAATTCTCTCGGCTATTGGATTAGCCTATGTGTATTTTGCAGCAGATTTAACCAAGGGCAGCCTGCCTTCCACTGATTTACTGGGCAGTATTGGCCTGAAGTCTAGCCCTGAAAAGACAGTAGAAGAACTATTTGAAGCTATAGGCAAGGAGGATGTGGAGGGTTTCATTGCCTTAATTACTGCGGAATCTATTGAGTTTATAAAAGCAGACATGCTGGATCCAAGCATTACACTTGAGCAGGAAGTAGCAGATGGACTGTATTGGATAAATACATATGGAGTCGAAGATTATGGCAAGGATTGGCATAAAAGCATTACCTATCAATTAACTGAGGAAAGTGGTGATAGGGCCAGAGTTCTAGCTTCATTAGCCGGCGAAACTATAGATGTAATATTGTTAAAAGAGGATGGAAAGTGGAAGGTGGACTGGACTTCCATATACGGATGGTAA
- a CDS encoding LemA family protein → MTAFIIGIISIILALAVLMAAYLIILYNGLVKIRNMVHNSWYQIDVQLKRRYDLIPNLVETVKAYASHERQVFENVTRARAMAAQAGTMEERQNAENMLSGALKSLFAVAEAYPQLQASQNFSQLQREMSDLESKIAFARQFYNDTTMKYNTKIQTFPTNIFSSLLGFQYIPYFMAEEQARNNIQVKF, encoded by the coding sequence ATGACAGCATTTATAATTGGAATTATATCAATAATACTTGCCCTTGCAGTACTCATGGCAGCATATTTAATAATTCTCTATAATGGGCTGGTAAAAATACGCAACATGGTACACAATTCCTGGTATCAGATTGATGTCCAGCTTAAAAGGCGGTATGATTTAATACCTAACCTTGTTGAAACAGTCAAGGCCTATGCTTCCCATGAAAGGCAGGTCTTTGAAAATGTTACCAGGGCAAGAGCCATGGCCGCTCAAGCCGGTACCATGGAGGAAAGGCAAAATGCAGAAAACATGCTTTCAGGGGCATTAAAATCTTTATTTGCTGTTGCTGAGGCTTATCCCCAGCTCCAGGCCAGCCAGAATTTTTCTCAACTGCAGAGGGAAATGAGTGATCTGGAAAGCAAAATAGCCTTTGCCAGACAGTTTTATAATGACACAACCATGAAATATAATACAAAAATACAGACTTTTCCAACCAACATTTTTTCCTCCCTTTTAGGCTTCCAGTACATTCCCTATTTTATGGCAGAGGAGCAAGCACGAAACAATATACAGGTAAAATTTTAA
- a CDS encoding pyridoxamine 5'-phosphate oxidase family protein, translated as MSLKEYFEEAKGVGILSTADENGVVDAAVYATPHVFDDETVAFIMRDRLSYHNVSKNPKACYLFLENSPGYMGKRLYLTKIREEKNSEQLFMLRRRNNAYDATKENLFLVTFNVDEVLPIICKE; from the coding sequence ATGTCTTTAAAAGAATATTTCGAGGAAGCCAAGGGCGTTGGTATCTTATCCACTGCTGATGAAAATGGGGTGGTGGATGCTGCTGTTTATGCTACACCCCATGTTTTCGATGATGAAACAGTTGCCTTTATTATGAGGGATCGCTTGTCTTATCATAATGTTTCAAAGAATCCTAAAGCATGCTACCTTTTTTTGGAGAATTCTCCTGGTTATATGGGCAAGCGCCTATACTTAACCAAGATACGTGAAGAAAAAAATAGTGAGCAGCTATTCATGCTTCGCCGTAGAAATAATGCTTATGATGCCACAAAGGAAAACCTATTTTTGGTCACTTTTAATGTAGACGAGGTCCTGCCGATAATATGTAAAGAATAA
- a CDS encoding zinc ribbon domain-containing protein has translation MSSFFKKLTETAKTTATTLGAKSAELVTTGKLKMEKMQLEGKVKDKKLEIGNLIYAAYLADEEPIHEAVGLLCVEIKDLENQIAALDTQMKAEESQAAATGAAPLVSCPNCGNQEKEGTAFCSSCGQKLGSKACENCGQNLAPGAKFCAGCGTPVK, from the coding sequence ATGAGTTCATTTTTTAAAAAGCTAACGGAAACTGCCAAAACAACCGCAACCACACTTGGGGCTAAGTCTGCTGAGCTGGTGACTACAGGAAAGCTTAAAATGGAAAAAATGCAGTTGGAAGGAAAGGTTAAGGATAAGAAGCTTGAAATAGGAAATCTAATATATGCTGCCTATCTTGCAGATGAGGAGCCAATCCATGAGGCAGTTGGATTATTATGTGTAGAAATCAAGGATCTAGAAAATCAGATTGCTGCCCTGGATACCCAAATGAAAGCCGAGGAAAGCCAGGCGGCAGCCACTGGTGCAGCACCTTTAGTGTCATGTCCTAATTGCGGCAACCAGGAAAAGGAGGGCACAGCCTTTTGCAGCAGCTGTGGTCAAAAGCTTGGATCAAAGGCTTGCGAAAACTGCGGGCAAAATCTTGCTCCAGGAGCAAAATTCTGTGCCGGATGCGGCACCCCAGTGAAATAA
- a CDS encoding NADH-quinone oxidoreductase subunit NuoF, with product MGNAAEKEIGKYHMLVCSGTGCIASKSLLVQKKLEREIKKRHLQDDIKLFKTGCFGFCELGPIIVVHPDRTFYCKVDPDDVDYLLEAHIQKKEIYDKFLCTTQDGKVQRTLEELDFFNHQMRIALRNCGVINPEDIHEYIALDGYSVLADILTEKRDPKAIINEVKNSGLRGRGGGGFLTGLKWEYTAGYKGQKYVLCNADEGDPGAFMDRSILEGDPHSVLEAMIIAGYCIGADQGYVYIRAEYPVAVERLETAITQAKRAGFLGKNILNSGFDFNLDIRLGAGAFVCGEETALIQSVMGLRGEPRPRPPFPVESGLWERPTLNNNVETYANIPIILQKGADWYASMGTEDSKGTKVFALAGQINNTGLIEVPMGTTLRTVIYEIGMGIPDGKAFKAVQTGGPSGGCIPEALLDTKIDFKSLTDIGSMMGSGGLIVMDETDCMVDIARFYLEFAQDESCGKCVPCSIGTKRILELLEKITQGKADEKDLQILEDLCHDVKDSSLCGLGQTAPNPVLSALKYFREEFQAHIKEKRCPAGVCNALLQVVISDTKCIACNICAKICPVSAITGERKKPPYHIHQDICIKCGACISKCPTDAIYKR from the coding sequence ATGGGAAATGCTGCAGAAAAGGAAATTGGCAAGTATCACATGTTAGTCTGCTCGGGGACAGGCTGCATTGCCTCAAAAAGCTTACTGGTCCAAAAGAAACTTGAAAGAGAGATAAAGAAACGGCACTTACAGGATGATATAAAGCTGTTTAAAACAGGCTGCTTTGGATTTTGTGAGCTGGGACCCATTATTGTTGTTCACCCTGACCGAACCTTCTACTGCAAGGTTGATCCCGATGACGTGGATTACCTTTTGGAAGCCCATATTCAAAAAAAAGAGATTTATGACAAATTCCTTTGTACAACTCAAGATGGTAAGGTCCAAAGGACACTGGAAGAACTGGATTTTTTCAATCACCAGATGCGTATAGCTCTGAGAAATTGTGGGGTTATTAATCCCGAGGATATACATGAATACATAGCACTGGATGGATATTCTGTCCTGGCAGATATTTTAACAGAAAAAAGAGACCCCAAAGCCATTATAAATGAAGTAAAAAATTCCGGCCTTCGAGGACGCGGTGGCGGTGGATTTTTAACAGGCTTGAAATGGGAGTATACTGCAGGCTATAAAGGACAGAAATATGTTCTCTGCAATGCAGACGAGGGGGATCCAGGTGCCTTCATGGATCGCTCCATATTAGAAGGTGACCCCCATAGTGTTCTTGAAGCCATGATTATTGCAGGCTACTGCATAGGTGCCGATCAAGGATATGTATATATTCGGGCTGAATACCCTGTTGCCGTGGAACGGCTGGAAACAGCCATTACACAGGCCAAAAGGGCAGGTTTTCTTGGCAAAAATATTTTAAATTCAGGCTTTGACTTTAACCTGGATATTCGCCTTGGTGCAGGGGCCTTTGTATGTGGAGAGGAAACTGCACTGATTCAATCTGTCATGGGTTTAAGAGGAGAACCAAGGCCAAGGCCTCCCTTTCCTGTAGAATCAGGACTCTGGGAGAGGCCCACATTGAACAATAATGTGGAGACCTACGCCAACATTCCAATTATCCTGCAAAAGGGGGCAGATTGGTATGCCAGCATGGGAACAGAGGACAGCAAGGGAACAAAGGTTTTTGCTCTAGCCGGTCAAATTAACAACACTGGCCTTATTGAAGTTCCCATGGGAACCACCTTGAGAACTGTAATTTATGAAATTGGAATGGGCATACCAGATGGAAAAGCCTTTAAAGCTGTGCAAACAGGAGGACCATCTGGGGGCTGCATTCCTGAAGCACTGCTGGATACGAAAATTGACTTCAAGTCCTTAACAGACATAGGCTCCATGATGGGCTCCGGAGGACTGATTGTCATGGATGAAACTGACTGCATGGTGGACATTGCACGGTTTTACCTTGAATTTGCCCAGGATGAATCCTGCGGCAAATGTGTTCCCTGCAGTATAGGGACTAAAAGAATATTAGAGCTTCTAGAAAAGATTACCCAGGGAAAAGCTGATGAAAAGGACCTGCAGATACTAGAAGACCTTTGCCATGATGTGAAGGATTCCTCTCTGTGCGGTCTGGGACAAACAGCGCCCAACCCTGTTTTAAGTGCCCTTAAATATTTTAGAGAAGAATTCCAGGCACATATCAAGGAAAAGAGGTGTCCTGCAGGGGTCTGCAATGCCCTCCTGCAGGTGGTAATAAGCGATACAAAATGCATTGCCTGCAATATCTGTGCAAAAATTTGCCCGGTAAGTGCCATAACAGGGGAAAGAAAAAAACCTCCCTATCATATACATCAGGATATCTGCATTAAATGCGGGGCCTGTATATCCAAGTGCCCGACAGACGCAATTTACAAAAGATAA